Proteins encoded together in one Variovorax paradoxus EPS window:
- a CDS encoding sigma-54 interaction domain-containing protein yields the protein MTAYTRHFDVLPSVDASSAADEDWDAPTLLTFPNPRKLTTSIRATAQVFQDPRSAALLERIRMVAPSDANVLIIGETGTGKELIARHVHDLSRRSGKPFVAVNCGAFSESLVESELFGHEKGSFTGAFSAKTGWFEAANGGTLFLDEIGDLPLSIQVKLLRVLQEREVVRLGSRKSVPIDVRVVAATNVRLQDAVAAGHFREDLFYRLHVVHLALPTLRERPGDILPLARHFIEEYRQRLGYGAVRLDAGAEQKLSEHGWPGNIRELENVIHHALLICQHDVLGAEHLHLSSLNIQRRPAESEAAAAHATPQQALETVLRELFNEPHDQMFELIEDTVMRTAFEFCHRNQVQAARLLGISRNILRSRLIKSREITALK from the coding sequence ATGACCGCCTACACCCGCCACTTCGACGTGCTGCCATCGGTCGATGCCTCTTCCGCCGCCGACGAGGACTGGGACGCGCCCACCCTGCTGACCTTTCCCAACCCGCGCAAGCTCACCACCTCGATCCGCGCCACCGCGCAGGTGTTTCAGGACCCGCGCTCGGCCGCGCTGCTCGAACGCATCCGCATGGTGGCGCCCAGCGATGCCAACGTGCTCATCATCGGAGAGACCGGCACCGGCAAGGAGCTGATCGCACGGCATGTGCACGACCTGAGCCGCCGCAGCGGCAAGCCCTTCGTGGCGGTGAACTGCGGCGCCTTCTCCGAAAGCCTGGTCGAAAGCGAGCTCTTCGGCCACGAGAAAGGCTCGTTTACCGGCGCGTTCTCGGCCAAGACGGGCTGGTTCGAGGCGGCCAACGGCGGCACGCTGTTCCTCGACGAAATCGGCGACCTGCCGCTGTCGATCCAGGTCAAGCTGCTGCGCGTGCTGCAGGAGCGCGAGGTGGTGCGCCTCGGTTCGCGCAAGAGCGTGCCGATCGACGTGCGCGTGGTCGCCGCGACCAACGTGCGGCTGCAGGACGCGGTGGCCGCCGGCCACTTCCGCGAAGACCTGTTCTACCGGCTGCACGTGGTGCACCTCGCGCTGCCCACGCTGCGCGAGCGCCCCGGCGACATTCTTCCGCTGGCGCGGCATTTCATCGAGGAGTACCGCCAGCGGCTGGGCTACGGCGCGGTGCGCCTCGATGCGGGCGCCGAGCAGAAGCTCTCGGAGCACGGCTGGCCCGGCAACATCCGCGAACTGGAGAACGTGATCCACCATGCGCTCCTGATCTGCCAGCACGACGTGCTGGGCGCGGAGCACCTGCACCTGTCTTCGCTGAACATCCAGAGGCGCCCGGCCGAAAGCGAGGCCGCTGCTGCGCACGCCACGCCGCAGCAGGCACTGGAGACGGTGCTGCGCGAGCTGTTCAACGAGCCTCACGACCAGATGTTCGAACTGATCGAGGACACCGTGATGCGCACCGCCTTCGAGTTCTGCCACCGCAACCAGGTGCAGGCTGCGAGGCTGCTGGGCATCAGCCGGAACATCCTGCGCTCGAGGCTCATCAAGAGCCGGGAGATTACTGCGTTGAAGTGA